One genomic window of Polaromonas sp. SP1 includes the following:
- a CDS encoding Wzy polymerase domain-containing protein yields the protein MLLIPVFLLIALPWLNPFASGPTPAALPLLFSWACAAALLGMWRRGAVRWMSAAAWAWLAAGLLSSAIGLCQYFGVAANFSPWISQTGTGEAFANLRQRNQFATLTSISLVALLYLVATGRFASRLRWLMFASAVLLATGNAASSSRTGLLQLLLLCALFGIWGGWRHTTVRRVLLTTIVGYGLAILVLPWVAGFDLLSQGMVARVRDGDQICSSRFTLWSNVLHLIAQKPWLGWGWGELDYAHYITLYDGPRFCDILDNAHNLPLHLAVELGIPAALVICGAFAWWVLRQRPWRETKPARQLAWGVLAVVLLHSLLEYPLWYGPFQMAVGLCVVFLWREAEESPECQPNKPWAQVMRSLIAIVLIASVAHVAWDYHRISQIYLAPEARDEAYRSDTLIKIRDSRPFRNQVRFAELSLTPLTRNNAQWTFDTATALLRYSPEPRVIEKVIESAVLLGRDDEALAHLVRYRAAFPADHARWAQANVRVPGLLPRMN from the coding sequence ATGCTGCTTATTCCCGTCTTCCTGTTGATCGCATTACCCTGGCTCAACCCGTTTGCCTCGGGGCCAACGCCCGCGGCCCTGCCCTTGCTGTTTTCCTGGGCTTGCGCTGCCGCATTGCTAGGGATGTGGCGCCGCGGTGCCGTGCGCTGGATGTCCGCCGCTGCATGGGCATGGCTGGCGGCGGGGCTGCTCAGTAGTGCGATCGGCTTGTGCCAGTACTTCGGTGTGGCGGCGAATTTCTCGCCATGGATAAGCCAGACCGGAACGGGCGAAGCGTTTGCCAACTTGCGCCAGCGCAATCAGTTTGCGACGCTAACCAGCATTTCCTTGGTGGCCTTGCTTTATCTTGTGGCGACTGGCCGTTTTGCCTCGCGCCTGCGTTGGTTGATGTTTGCCTCCGCAGTTTTATTGGCAACAGGGAACGCCGCTTCCTCGTCGCGGACTGGACTATTGCAGCTCCTTTTGTTGTGCGCACTATTCGGGATTTGGGGCGGCTGGCGTCACACGACTGTTCGTCGCGTGCTCCTGACAACGATAGTTGGCTATGGATTGGCAATTCTGGTGTTGCCCTGGGTGGCCGGTTTTGATCTTCTTTCGCAAGGCATGGTGGCCCGCGTGCGTGACGGGGATCAGATTTGCAGCAGCCGCTTCACGCTTTGGTCCAATGTGCTGCACCTGATCGCCCAAAAGCCGTGGCTGGGTTGGGGCTGGGGCGAACTGGACTACGCACACTACATCACGCTTTATGACGGACCGCGCTTTTGCGACATTCTGGACAACGCGCACAACCTGCCGTTGCATTTAGCGGTGGAGTTGGGCATCCCGGCGGCGCTGGTAATCTGTGGCGCTTTTGCGTGGTGGGTATTGCGACAGCGGCCCTGGCGCGAAACCAAACCTGCGCGTCAACTGGCCTGGGGTGTGCTGGCGGTGGTTTTGTTGCACAGCCTGCTTGAGTATCCCTTGTGGTACGGGCCTTTTCAGATGGCAGTTGGCTTGTGCGTGGTGTTCCTATGGCGGGAAGCGGAGGAGTCGCCAGAATGTCAACCAAATAAGCCGTGGGCCCAAGTAATGCGCTCACTGATCGCTATTGTTTTAATAGCAAGTGTCGCTCATGTTGCTTGGGACTATCATCGCATCAGCCAAATCTATCTGGCGCCCGAGGCCCGTGATGAGGCCTACCGTAGCGACACATTGATCAAGATTCGCGACTCCCGGCCGTTTCGCAATCAGGTGCGTTTTGCCGAGTTGAGTCTCACCCCGCTGACTCGCAACAACGCGCAATGGACATTCGACACTGCGACGGCTTTACTGCGCTATTCGCCTGAGCCACGCGTCATTGAAAAGGTCATAGAAAGCGCAGTGCTATTGGGCCGCGACGATGAAGCGTTGGCGCACCTGGTGCGATACCGCGCGGCTTTTCCGGCAGACCATGCGCGCTGGGCTCAAGCAAATGTCCGGGTGCCCGGGCTCCTTCCGCGCATGAATTGA
- the moaC gene encoding cyclic pyranopterin monophosphate synthase MoaC: MASPTALTHFDSQGQAHMVDVAGKTATHRIAIAQGRIVMNSATLSIILEGSAKKGDVLGIARIAGIMAAKKTSDLIPLCHPLALTRVAVDFSPEENDSSITCRATVETVGPTGVEMEALTAVQVALLTIYDMCKAVDRGMTITDVRVLEKHGGKSGSFVNS; this comes from the coding sequence ATGGCATCCCCCACCGCACTCACGCACTTCGATAGCCAGGGCCAGGCCCACATGGTCGATGTGGCAGGCAAAACGGCAACACACCGCATCGCCATTGCGCAGGGCCGTATCGTAATGAATTCAGCGACGCTGTCCATCATTCTCGAGGGTAGCGCCAAAAAGGGCGATGTACTGGGCATCGCACGCATTGCCGGCATCATGGCAGCCAAGAAAACCAGCGACCTGATTCCCCTGTGCCACCCGCTCGCGCTGACTCGGGTCGCAGTGGATTTCTCACCCGAGGAAAACGACTCCAGCATCACATGCCGTGCCACGGTGGAAACCGTGGGCCCAACCGGTGTGGAGATGGAAGCACTCACTGCGGTACAGGTAGCCTTGCTGACCATCTACGACATGTGCAAAGCAGTGGACCGGGGCATGACCATCACCGACGTGCGCGTACTCGAGAAACATGGTGGCAAATCGGGAAGCTTCGTCAACTCCTGA
- the tfpZ gene encoding TfpX/TfpZ family type IV pilin accessory protein: MFANRSFWTRRLLAAGIHLGLSALVAGLAAGLVFGVWYPYPYREISGGRELFLIVVTVDVILGPLLTLTVFNIKKPVKELRRDLAVIAVLQLAALGYGMWTVAIARPVHLVFEVDRFRVVHAIDVPQEELKQAPAGLDRLPLTGPTLLSMREFTNEKESFEATMAAMQGVSLSARPGLWQAYEKGKSKILKAARPLEQLKSRFPGRAAEIDAALRSAGRGATSVGYVPMVGRQTFWTVLLDNNTAEVIAFVPIDSF, from the coding sequence ATGTTTGCAAATCGGAGCTTCTGGACGCGGCGTTTGCTGGCTGCCGGCATTCATCTGGGCCTGAGCGCTCTTGTTGCCGGCCTGGCCGCTGGGCTGGTTTTTGGCGTGTGGTACCCCTATCCTTATCGGGAAATTTCCGGCGGTCGGGAATTGTTCCTGATCGTGGTGACGGTCGATGTGATTCTGGGGCCTCTTTTGACATTGACGGTTTTCAACATCAAGAAACCGGTCAAGGAATTGCGCCGTGATCTTGCCGTGATTGCCGTGCTGCAGTTGGCTGCACTGGGTTACGGAATGTGGACCGTGGCAATAGCCAGGCCCGTGCATCTCGTCTTTGAAGTGGACAGGTTCAGGGTCGTTCATGCCATCGATGTGCCTCAGGAAGAACTGAAGCAGGCGCCTGCCGGACTTGATCGCTTGCCCCTTACCGGGCCGACGCTGCTTTCGATGCGTGAGTTCACAAACGAAAAAGAGAGCTTTGAAGCAACCATGGCGGCGATGCAGGGTGTCTCCCTCAGCGCACGGCCCGGGCTTTGGCAAGCCTATGAAAAGGGCAAGTCCAAAATTCTGAAAGCTGCGCGGCCATTGGAGCAATTGAAGAGCCGGTTTCCTGGGCGCGCGGCGGAAATTGACGCGGCGCTGAGGTCCGCCGGGCGGGGGGCCACTTCCGTGGGATACGTTCCCATGGTGGGCCGGCAAACATTCTGGACTGTCCTGCTGGACAACAATACCGCAGAGGTAATCGCTTTTGTACCCATCGATTCGTTCTAA